A genomic segment from Poecilia reticulata strain Guanapo linkage group LG3, Guppy_female_1.0+MT, whole genome shotgun sequence encodes:
- the arl14ep gene encoding ARL14 effector protein, whose protein sequence is MPVICAAPGCNNKFVKGSEIRFYRFPLSKPQLATKWVQSLGMKSFIPTPNTCLCSEHFRTDCFRDYNGKQFLREDAVPTIFAPGQESSKIELRKRGVIPKETNVSNQMGTLADRDRMRETVMRREKRGGMRGGRGSRGGKQLSDRQNVAAKSRVYDSKGRLLSNGKDMCDCLDVDCMGCFYPCPECCSRKCGVECRCDRKWLYEQVEVEGGEIIRNKFAT, encoded by the exons aTGCCTGTAATTTGTGCTGCACCGGGGTGCAATAATAAGTTTGTTAAGGGGTCGGAGATAAGATTTTACAG ATTCCCTCTTAGCAAACCTCAACTTGCCACCAAATGGGTCCAGAGCCTGGGGATGAAAAGCTTCATCCCGACCCCCAACACTTGCCTCTGTTCTGAGCACTTCAGGACAGACTGCTTCAGGGACTACAACGGAAAGCAGTTCCTGAGGGAGGACGCAGTGCCCACCATATTCGCCCCAGGACAGGAGAGTTCAAAG ATTGAACTTCGTAAAAGAGGAGTAAtaccaaaagaaacaaatgtgtcAAATCAGATGGGGACGCTGGCAGACAGAGACAGAATGAGAGAGACAGTCATGCGCAgagaaaaaagaggaggaatGAGG GGAGGACGCGGAAGCCGTGGAGGAAAACAGCTTTCTGACAG GCAGAACGTCGCAGCCAAAAGCAGAGTGTACGACAGCAAGGGCCGGCTGCTGTCCAACGGCAAAGACATGTGCGACTGCCTGGACGTGGACTGCATGGGCTGCTTCTACCCCTGCCCCGAGTGTTGCTCCAGAAAGTGCGGTGTGGAGTGCCGCTGTGACCGAAAGTGGCTCTACGAGCAGGTGGAAGTGGAAGGTGGAGAAATCATCCGGAACAAATTTGCAACTTAG
- the LOC103462710 gene encoding gonadotropin subunit beta-1, whose translation MQLVVFVVVLALGKGCFSCNLKNVSIPMERCGQEVWIHTTICEGLCCSQDPVFESPEEAPVHKTCNGDWSYEVKHIEGCPGSITYPVATNCHCTTCNTEDTYCGRFHGHIPSC comes from the exons ATGCAGTTGGTTGTCTTTGTGGTGGTGCTAGCCCTGGGGAAGGGATGCTTCAGCTGCAACCTGAAAAACGTCAGCATCCCCATGGAGAGATGCGGTCAGGAGGTGTGGATCCACACCACAATCTGTGAAGGGCTGTGCTGCTCCCAG GACCCTGTCTTTGAAAGCCCTGAAGAGGCGCCTGTGCATAAGACCTGCAACGGAGACTGGTCCTACGAGGTGAAACACATCGAGGGGTGTCCGGGAAGCATCACTTACCCCGTGGCTACAAACTGCCACTGCACCACATGCAACACAGAGGATACATACTGCGGCCGCTTTCATGGCCACATACCCAGCTGTTAA